In one Gammaproteobacteria bacterium genomic region, the following are encoded:
- a CDS encoding Rieske 2Fe-2S domain-containing protein produces MIELAKLKDIESGVLRECSIDTGQGQLSLILIEREEGFKAYTNSCPHQGRRLDFAENQFLMTENQELVCPAHGAVFELNKGYCLSGPCKGQSLRQIDIKVDEESIFAILE; encoded by the coding sequence ATGATTGAGCTTGCCAAATTAAAGGATATTGAGTCAGGTGTATTGCGAGAATGTTCAATAGACACAGGACAGGGCCAGCTTTCATTGATATTGATTGAAAGAGAAGAAGGTTTCAAAGCATACACAAACTCTTGTCCCCATCAGGGACGAAGACTTGATTTTGCTGAAAATCAGTTCTTAATGACAGAAAACCAAGAATTGGTTTGTCCGGCTCATGGTGCTGTATTTGAGTTGAACAAAGGATATTGTCTCAGCGGCCCATGTAAAGGTCAAAGTCTCAGGCAAATAGATATTAAGGTCGATGAAGAAAGTATTTTTGCGATATTGGAATAA
- a CDS encoding mechanosensitive ion channel: MSQMEQNLEQDNVGIIATLKQQITAFINNPDAILAILTKVAIALVIFWVGKRVAKIIVHFLVKGLKKSGAAPMLVNFLRNFVYFLLMAFVILTALGELGVKTTSLLGMLAAAGLAIGLALKDSLSNIASGVMIVIFRPFRIGDFVEVAGHAGKVMEIKIFNTVLNSGDNKQIIIPNGQITSGSIVNYSANDTRRIDFVIGVSYDDDLKLARNTMLEIMQEHPLVLEDPAPSAAVNKLGASSVDINVRPWVKTEDYWTVHAELLERFKVRLEEVGCSFPYPQTDVHLYRNES, translated from the coding sequence ATGAGTCAAATGGAACAAAACCTTGAACAAGACAACGTCGGCATCATTGCCACTCTAAAGCAACAAATAACAGCCTTTATAAACAACCCGGATGCTATTTTAGCAATTCTAACCAAAGTAGCTATCGCACTTGTAATCTTTTGGGTTGGAAAAAGAGTTGCCAAAATAATAGTGCACTTTTTAGTAAAAGGCCTGAAAAAGTCAGGTGCAGCACCGATGCTTGTGAACTTTTTGAGAAACTTTGTTTACTTTCTGCTAATGGCATTTGTCATTTTGACAGCATTGGGTGAGCTTGGAGTGAAAACCACATCTCTGCTGGGAATGTTGGCGGCAGCCGGTTTGGCAATAGGCTTGGCATTGAAAGACTCTCTTTCTAATATTGCCTCAGGAGTGATGATTGTTATTTTCAGACCATTTAGAATCGGGGATTTTGTAGAGGTAGCCGGTCATGCCGGTAAAGTGATGGAGATAAAGATTTTTAATACAGTGTTGAACTCCGGTGATAACAAACAAATTATTATTCCTAATGGACAAATAACCTCGGGTTCAATCGTCAATTATTCTGCCAACGATACAAGACGAATCGACTTTGTAATCGGAGTTAGCTATGACGATGATTTAAAACTGGCAAGAAATACCATGTTGGAAATCATGCAGGAACATCCTTTGGTTCTTGAAGACCCTGCCCCATCAGCAGCTGTAAACAAACTGGGAGCGAGTTCGGTCGATATTAATGTTCGACCTTGGGTCAAGACTGAAGATTACTGGACGGTTCATGCTGAATTGTTAGAACGATTCAAAGTCCGGTTGGAAGAAGTTGGGTGTAGTTTTCCATATCCGCAGACAGATGTGCATTTATACAGGAATGAATCGTAA
- a CDS encoding helix-turn-helix domain-containing protein gives MTYQVLLFIVAPVFYYYAKTILKPVEKLNLINILHLSPILLIFVFDRSIVFSLVFVIGGCYLLWLLVIVFHLRAYREQFKTEVALLLFVFLIAAIVAVFAIIKPFTQEVFFSLYSISIGVAFLMTSLLIHISPEITESISIVVSEAYNKSTLNNIDCDEKLEQLESVMDKQKLFQQSNLDLFTTASEVGLSPHQLSELVNTKLGKGFSRYLREKRVSSAQKLLKQNDLSVLSIGFESGFSTQSNFYSAFKEITGTTPAKYRKTIK, from the coding sequence ATGACATACCAAGTACTCTTGTTTATTGTCGCTCCGGTTTTTTACTATTATGCAAAAACCATTTTAAAACCTGTAGAAAAACTGAACTTGATAAACATTCTTCATCTAAGTCCCATTCTTTTAATTTTTGTTTTTGACAGAAGTATCGTTTTTAGTCTGGTTTTTGTTATTGGTGGTTGCTACTTATTGTGGTTGCTGGTGATTGTTTTTCACTTGAGAGCTTATCGAGAACAATTTAAAACAGAGGTGGCATTGTTGCTCTTTGTGTTTTTAATTGCTGCCATTGTTGCCGTTTTCGCAATTATTAAACCTTTCACTCAGGAGGTTTTCTTCTCTTTGTATTCTATATCCATAGGCGTTGCTTTCTTAATGACTTCATTATTGATTCATATTTCTCCGGAAATTACTGAGTCCATTTCCATTGTTGTGTCTGAGGCTTATAACAAATCAACCTTAAACAATATTGATTGTGATGAGAAGCTGGAACAATTAGAGTCTGTTATGGATAAACAAAAACTGTTCCAACAGTCCAATCTGGATTTGTTTACTACGGCTTCTGAAGTTGGCTTATCGCCTCACCAACTATCAGAATTAGTTAACACAAAACTCGGAAAAGGTTTTTCTCGTTACCTCCGAGAAAAAAGAGTCTCTTCTGCTCAAAAACTTTTAAAGCAAAATGACTTATCGGTTCTATCAATCGGGTTTGAATCAGGGTTCTCGACACAATCGAACTTTTATTCAGCATTCAAGGAAATCACCGGAACAACACCGGCAAAGTATCGTAAAACAATTAAATAG
- a CDS encoding MerC domain-containing protein yields MLDAALYIHFLNTTVLNIKKSRSISDILGISLSLICAIQCAIAPILLSIAPIIPKWAHFGHGWIWISLIIVIAVWSIGRGFLKHKEKPVLIYALIGIGLLVTGTLLEERISILVESVIFVCGGLLLTIAHWKNFRLERSCELRNK; encoded by the coding sequence ATGCTAGATGCGGCTTTATATATACACTTCCTAAACACAACTGTTCTAAACATTAAAAAATCTCGGTCCATTTCTGATATTCTTGGCATCAGCTTGTCGCTGATTTGTGCCATACAGTGTGCTATTGCTCCGATATTGTTGAGTATTGCTCCTATTATCCCGAAATGGGCACATTTTGGTCACGGTTGGATTTGGATTTCCCTGATTATAGTTATTGCTGTTTGGAGTATTGGCAGGGGATTTTTAAAACATAAAGAAAAACCGGTTCTTATTTATGCACTAATTGGTATCGGGCTATTGGTAACAGGAACTTTATTGGAAGAAAGGATTTCGATTCTTGTTGAGTCAGTGATTTTCGTGTGTGGTGGATTATTGCTAACTATTGCTCATTGGAAGAACTTCAGACTAGAACGCTCCTGTGAACTTCGCAATAAATAA
- a CDS encoding DUF4166 domain-containing protein gives MKTSIIQKALGEQWQHLPEALKKHYLENDKGENRAQGHLTIDFPWFMKVPLSILRFFGALINKRGNNLPTNVYRVVVNGEQRWQRIIDFPNNKPVIFNSVVYHNKDNEIIEFINSVLGMKMKVHVENNTLRYESNGYVIKLGKLRIPYPEFLSLGHGCIIEKPVDDNDENSFEMDFRLKHPIFGEVFSYKGIFQTIES, from the coding sequence ATGAAAACAAGCATTATTCAAAAAGCTCTTGGTGAGCAATGGCAACATTTACCGGAAGCACTGAAAAAACATTATCTGGAAAATGATAAAGGAGAAAACAGAGCTCAAGGTCATTTAACAATTGACTTTCCTTGGTTTATGAAAGTTCCCTTATCCATACTCAGGTTTTTTGGAGCACTCATCAACAAGCGAGGAAACAATTTGCCCACAAATGTTTACCGTGTTGTTGTTAATGGTGAACAGAGGTGGCAAAGAATAATTGATTTTCCAAATAATAAACCAGTTATTTTTAATAGTGTTGTTTATCACAACAAGGACAACGAAATCATTGAGTTCATCAACTCAGTATTAGGCATGAAGATGAAAGTTCACGTTGAAAATAATACTCTTAGATACGAAAGCAACGGATATGTAATTAAATTGGGAAAACTGAGAATTCCTTATCCTGAGTTTCTCTCTTTAGGACATGGTTGTATTATCGAAAAACCGGTTGATGATAATGATGAAAATTCTTTTGAAATGGATTTTCGATTAAAACACCCTATTTTTGGAGAGGTTTTTAGTTACAAGGGTATTTTTCAAACCATTGAGTCATAA
- a CDS encoding ion transporter — MRREEEAQNSEGWRFKIFKIIYHADTPLGKWFDILLIIFILLSVISLILDSVNEIHSQYGKYLLALEWFFTAVFTLEFILRLISIKRPIRYVFSFFGIVDILSILPTYLSLFFVGAQQLLVIRILRILRIFRILKLIQYTDQADILMEAVKSSRHKIFVFFFFILTVLVIFGTIMYLIEGPENGFESIPHGIYWAIVTMTTVGYGDIAPQTILGRTVASFIMLTGFSIIAIPTGIFAAEINKIKRESRKLLRQCHTCGLKGHTKSAVFCRKCGHEL, encoded by the coding sequence ATGAGAAGGGAAGAAGAAGCCCAAAACAGCGAAGGCTGGCGTTTTAAAATTTTCAAAATTATTTATCACGCTGATACACCTCTGGGAAAATGGTTTGATATTTTACTTATCATATTTATTTTACTCAGTGTTATCTCGCTGATATTAGACAGTGTTAACGAAATTCACTCTCAATATGGAAAATACTTGTTGGCGTTAGAATGGTTTTTTACAGCTGTTTTCACTCTTGAGTTCATATTAAGATTGATAAGTATAAAAAGACCTATCAGATACGTTTTTTCTTTTTTCGGAATCGTTGATATTCTGTCTATTTTGCCGACATATTTGTCTTTGTTCTTTGTTGGGGCCCAACAATTATTAGTGATAAGAATATTAAGAATTTTACGAATTTTTCGGATATTAAAACTCATTCAATATACTGATCAGGCTGACATATTGATGGAGGCAGTCAAAAGCAGTCGCCATAAAATATTTGTTTTCTTCTTTTTTATTTTGACAGTCTTGGTGATTTTTGGAACCATCATGTATCTCATAGAAGGTCCTGAAAATGGGTTTGAAAGCATTCCTCATGGAATCTATTGGGCAATTGTGACAATGACAACTGTTGGTTATGGGGATATTGCTCCACAAACAATATTGGGACGAACTGTTGCTTCATTTATCATGCTTACCGGTTTTTCTATCATTGCCATTCCAACCGGAATCTTTGCTGCCGAGATCAACAAAATAAAGAGAGAATCTCGCAAGTTGTTACGGCAGTGTCATACATGTGGTTTGAAAGGCCACACTAAAAGTGCGGTGTTTTGTCGCAAATGTGGTCACGAGCTTTAG
- the hemE gene encoding uroporphyrinogen decarboxylase — MKLENDLLLRALTKQKTERTPVWVMRQAGRYLPEYREVRKKAGDFMTMAKNPEMVCEVTLQPLRRFPLDAVIIFSDILTIPDAMGMGLYFVTGEGPKFKKPISTAEDVDNLPEIDVNHDLKYVMDGISLTSQTLNRKVPLLGFCGSPWTLMTYMVEGGSSKNFSKAKSFLLNQPQASHKLLQKITDASINYLNAQIASGANAVQVFDSWGGALSPEMYRVFSMDYMQKIVQGVKKENPETPVILFSKGVQYNLKNLANTGADCLGVDWTTDLSLARELTQDKVALQGNMDPCVLYAKDSVIEEEVKKVIDSFGEGNGHVFNLGHGMQPDMQPEKLEVLVNAVRKFSEK, encoded by the coding sequence ATGAAGCTAGAAAACGACCTCTTACTGAGAGCTTTAACCAAGCAAAAAACTGAAAGAACGCCGGTATGGGTGATGCGTCAAGCCGGAAGATATTTGCCTGAATATCGCGAAGTCAGGAAAAAAGCCGGTGATTTTATGACGATGGCTAAAAACCCGGAAATGGTTTGTGAAGTGACTTTACAGCCATTGCGCCGTTTTCCTTTGGATGCAGTGATTATTTTTTCTGATATTTTGACCATTCCTGATGCCATGGGCATGGGTTTGTATTTTGTAACCGGTGAAGGTCCAAAGTTTAAAAAGCCAATATCAACCGCTGAAGATGTTGATAATTTACCTGAAATAGACGTCAATCATGACTTGAAATATGTTATGGACGGTATCTCTTTAACCTCTCAAACATTAAACAGAAAAGTTCCGCTACTTGGATTTTGTGGATCGCCGTGGACATTGATGACATATATGGTTGAAGGTGGAAGTTCGAAAAACTTTTCCAAAGCAAAATCCTTTTTGCTCAATCAACCACAAGCCTCTCATAAACTATTACAAAAAATTACCGACGCCAGTATTAATTACCTGAATGCTCAAATCGCCAGCGGAGCAAATGCTGTACAGGTTTTTGATTCTTGGGGAGGAGCATTATCACCAGAAATGTATCGAGTGTTTTCAATGGATTATATGCAGAAAATCGTACAAGGTGTGAAAAAAGAAAACCCTGAAACACCGGTTATTCTTTTCTCCAAAGGGGTTCAATATAATCTTAAAAACCTCGCAAATACCGGAGCGGATTGTTTAGGTGTGGACTGGACAACGGACTTATCGTTAGCAAGAGAATTAACTCAGGATAAAGTCGCATTACAAGGGAATATGGATCCATGTGTGTTATACGCAAAAGATTCTGTTATTGAGGAAGAAGTTAAAAAAGTTATCGATTCTTTTGGTGAAGGAAACGGACATGTATTTAATTTAGGCCATGGAATGCAGCCTGATATGCAGCCTGAAAAACTCGAGGTTTTGGTCAATGCCGTTAGAAAATTTTCAGAAAAATAG
- a CDS encoding DUF2269 domain-containing protein, giving the protein MTYITLKYLHILSCILLFGTGLGSAFYKWMADKSGNIQHIVVTNKNVVLADWLFTTPTVIFQPISGIWMAHIAGWELTTPWIMLSLILYFIAGACWLPVVWLQIRMKQLSHEAMADNKSLPVAYWKMARAWFWLGIPAFISMILVVFLMVFKQTFGWFL; this is encoded by the coding sequence ATGACATATATCACTCTCAAATATTTACATATTCTCAGCTGTATTCTGCTATTCGGAACCGGCTTGGGTTCTGCTTTTTACAAATGGATGGCTGACAAAAGCGGTAATATTCAACACATTGTCGTCACTAATAAAAATGTCGTTCTGGCAGACTGGTTGTTCACAACGCCGACGGTCATTTTCCAGCCCATATCCGGTATTTGGATGGCACACATTGCAGGATGGGAGCTGACAACCCCTTGGATTATGCTTAGTTTGATTTTGTATTTTATTGCCGGTGCTTGTTGGTTGCCGGTGGTTTGGTTGCAAATCAGGATGAAGCAACTTTCCCATGAAGCTATGGCCGATAATAAATCATTACCGGTTGCTTATTGGAAGATGGCAAGGGCTTGGTTTTGGTTGGGTATTCCGGCATTTATCTCCATGATATTGGTGGTCTTTCTTATGGTTTTTAAACAAACTTTTGGGTGGTTTTTATGA
- a CDS encoding DUF484 family protein, with translation MTQSNISESEVIQYLQEHRDFFIRNRDLLTDLKVSSLDGKIASLVNHQVNTLQERNSFLKEKLNKLILHATENEKTISHVFELSLQLSQISHVANVTKHFSAFVKEHFNADLFRLVVPAYENLETSKNVLCVEDETEFFRIFKDFMEGNSSVCGRLKKETLQFIFNKKSEKVGSSVMLPIGKNAKKGILIFASFDETRFIPDMSTDILSKLTNMLEIKLKNSFSSFNLLSSNQG, from the coding sequence ATGACACAAAGCAATATTTCAGAATCTGAAGTAATACAGTATTTGCAAGAACACAGGGATTTTTTTATCCGAAATCGTGACTTGTTAACAGACTTAAAAGTTAGCAGTTTGGATGGAAAAATTGCCAGTTTGGTCAATCATCAGGTTAATACTCTTCAGGAAAGAAATTCTTTTCTCAAAGAGAAACTAAACAAACTCATTCTTCACGCCACTGAAAACGAAAAAACTATTTCTCATGTTTTTGAATTATCTTTGCAACTCAGCCAGATTTCGCATGTTGCCAATGTCACCAAACATTTTTCCGCTTTTGTTAAAGAGCATTTTAATGCCGACCTTTTCAGACTGGTAGTTCCAGCTTATGAAAATCTTGAAACCTCAAAAAATGTATTGTGTGTAGAAGATGAAACAGAGTTTTTCCGAATTTTCAAAGATTTCATGGAGGGCAATTCATCTGTTTGCGGTCGTTTAAAAAAGGAAACACTCCAATTTATTTTCAACAAAAAGTCCGAAAAAGTTGGTTCCAGTGTGATGCTTCCTATCGGCAAAAATGCCAAAAAAGGAATACTGATCTTTGCCAGTTTTGATGAGACTCGTTTCATTCCTGATATGTCCACCGACATTCTCAGCAAACTGACAAATATGTTGGAAATCAAACTCAAAAACAGTTTTTCTTCTTTCAATCTACTGAGTAGCAACCAGGGATGA
- a CDS encoding tyrosine recombinase XerC produces the protein MNLEQWQTRFLEYCRLQKNLSEHSLKAYQRDIDAFLEFLKKEDGFVSIENITDNEISRFFIELYQNKLSPKSLARVRSSLNNLFEYIFKHKGIVANPVKLVKTPKIRSKLPEVLDVDTVSVLLNIPLNSEVAIRDKSILELFYSSGLRLSELSELKWHNLDFNQALITVTGKGNKQRVIPVGQYALKALKNWKPLSLNWNRTNDSFVFISKRGSQLKSRSIQARIKFWAQNQGLWERVYPHLLRHSFASHVLESSGNLRAVQEMLGHADISTTQIYTHLNYQHLANVYDKSHPRARKNRSISRKNSGN, from the coding sequence ATGAATTTAGAGCAATGGCAAACTCGATTTTTAGAATATTGCCGACTGCAAAAAAACCTGTCCGAACATTCACTGAAAGCCTATCAACGCGATATTGATGCTTTTTTAGAGTTTTTAAAAAAAGAAGATGGTTTCGTTAGCATTGAAAATATTACCGATAATGAAATCAGTCGGTTTTTTATTGAATTGTATCAAAACAAATTAAGTCCGAAGTCTCTGGCACGAGTTCGTTCTTCATTGAACAATCTTTTTGAATATATTTTTAAACACAAAGGCATTGTAGCAAACCCGGTGAAACTGGTTAAAACTCCAAAAATAAGATCCAAATTACCGGAGGTTTTGGATGTGGATACTGTTTCTGTATTGCTAAACATTCCTTTAAACTCTGAAGTTGCTATTCGGGACAAATCCATACTTGAGTTGTTTTACTCTTCAGGTTTGCGTCTCAGTGAACTGAGCGAACTTAAATGGCATAATCTCGATTTCAATCAAGCATTAATAACAGTTACGGGAAAAGGCAATAAACAAAGAGTGATTCCTGTTGGTCAATATGCACTGAAAGCTTTAAAAAACTGGAAGCCACTTTCGCTAAACTGGAATCGAACAAACGATTCTTTTGTTTTTATCTCAAAACGAGGGTCGCAATTAAAATCCAGAAGCATTCAGGCTCGAATTAAGTTTTGGGCACAAAATCAAGGTTTGTGGGAACGAGTATATCCTCACTTGTTGCGACATTCCTTTGCGTCCCATGTGCTCGAGTCCAGTGGAAATCTTCGAGCCGTTCAAGAAATGCTCGGTCATGCGGATATTTCTACAACTCAAATATACACTCATTTGAATTATCAACATCTGGCAAATGTTTATGATAAATCTCATCCAAGAGCGAGAAAAAATAGGAGTATTTCTCGGAAAAATTCTGGAAATTAG
- a CDS encoding metalloregulator ArsR/SmtB family transcription factor translates to MVETQDKQKSYEDLKEHASKAARMLKTLSSESRLMILCALEVREYSVTELHQQIGLSQSALSQHLATLRREGMVKTRRESQVIYYSLAQSNTTRIIEVLSDLYCPANG, encoded by the coding sequence ATGGTAGAAACTCAAGATAAACAAAAGTCCTATGAGGATTTAAAGGAACACGCATCAAAAGCAGCGAGGATGCTGAAAACTCTTTCCAGCGAGTCCCGTTTAATGATTTTGTGTGCTTTGGAAGTTAGGGAATATTCTGTAACTGAGCTTCATCAACAAATTGGACTCAGCCAATCTGCCTTAAGCCAACATTTAGCAACTTTGAGAAGAGAAGGGATGGTGAAAACCAGACGTGAATCACAAGTGATTTATTATTCTCTGGCACAATCAAACACAACTCGCATTATTGAAGTGCTCAGCGATTTGTATTGTCCGGCGAACGGATAG
- a CDS encoding NAD(P)H-binding protein encodes MNVLIIGSRGFIGGHLSDALMSHHNIHVCNQDFNKMTEPERWFPFLENIDAVINCVGLIKESKSRTFETTHHKAPVALFQACEQKGVKRVIQISALGADPSATTSYHKTKKQADDFLRQSNLEWFILYPSLVYGESGKSFAFFKKLSNLPMIPLVGNGQQLIQPVHIDILIKTIQVCLTSEKARQAINVVGENPLSYKQWMQKLRTKSSKPWFLPIPLWIVQLAAFMLKPFNLQFLTNDNLSMLQRNNIADFTPLKNFLENLK; translated from the coding sequence ATGAATGTACTAATTATCGGCAGTCGTGGTTTTATTGGAGGTCATTTGTCCGATGCTCTTATGAGTCATCACAATATCCATGTTTGTAATCAGGATTTTAATAAAATGACTGAGCCTGAACGTTGGTTTCCCTTTCTTGAAAATATAGATGCTGTAATTAACTGTGTTGGACTCATAAAGGAAAGTAAATCCAGAACCTTTGAAACCACTCACCATAAAGCACCCGTTGCTTTATTTCAGGCATGTGAACAAAAAGGGGTTAAACGAGTGATTCAGATTTCTGCATTAGGTGCTGATCCATCAGCAACAACTTCTTATCACAAAACAAAAAAACAAGCAGACGATTTTCTTCGCCAAAGTAATCTCGAGTGGTTTATTTTATACCCTTCATTGGTTTATGGAGAAAGCGGCAAGAGCTTTGCATTCTTTAAAAAGCTCAGCAATTTACCAATGATTCCCTTAGTTGGAAATGGGCAACAATTGATTCAGCCTGTCCATATTGATATTTTGATAAAGACTATTCAGGTTTGTCTTACTTCAGAAAAAGCCCGACAAGCTATTAACGTAGTAGGAGAGAATCCTCTTTCTTACAAACAATGGATGCAAAAACTAAGAACCAAAAGCTCTAAACCTTGGTTTTTACCAATTCCTCTTTGGATAGTTCAATTGGCTGCTTTCATGCTCAAACCTTTTAATCTGCAATTTTTGACAAACGATAATTTAAGCATGTTACAACGGAATAATATTGCCGATTTTACTCCTCTCAAAAACTTTTTGGAGAATCTCAAATGA
- a CDS encoding PilT/PilU family type 4a pilus ATPase — protein sequence MDFNSYLKLMAHKKASDLFITANLPPSIKIHGRVVPITQAPLSKAQARDLVMGIMSPAQKEVFERTHECNFAIGVAAVGRFRVSAFYQRSAVGMVIRRVESKIPTFESLNLPEVLKDLSLTKRGIMIFVGGTGTGKSTSLAALIGYRNVNSTGHIITIEDPIEFVHEHQGCVITQREVGIDTESFEIALRNTLRQAPDVIMIGEIRTRETMEHAITFAETGHFCLATLHANNANQALDRILHFFPEDRRDQLLMDLSLNMKAMVAQQLIPTPDGKGRRAAVEILINTPLAQEYIRKGEIHELKGLMKKSTNLGMKTFDQSLFELYQAGEITYEDALRHADSANEVRLAIKLSQGGDANTLAAGLDGIGLQEDK from the coding sequence ATGGATTTTAATTCTTATTTGAAATTAATGGCGCATAAAAAAGCCTCGGATTTGTTTATTACAGCAAATCTACCGCCAAGTATTAAAATTCATGGCAGAGTTGTACCAATCACTCAAGCTCCTCTGTCCAAAGCTCAGGCAAGGGATTTGGTAATGGGAATTATGTCTCCCGCTCAAAAAGAGGTTTTTGAGAGAACTCACGAATGTAATTTCGCCATCGGTGTTGCTGCTGTCGGACGCTTCAGGGTGAGTGCTTTCTATCAAAGGTCGGCCGTTGGTATGGTGATTCGTCGAGTAGAATCCAAAATTCCTACTTTTGAATCGTTAAACTTGCCCGAAGTTTTAAAAGACTTATCGCTGACCAAAAGAGGCATCATGATTTTTGTCGGTGGAACCGGAACCGGTAAATCAACATCATTGGCTGCTCTCATTGGTTATCGTAATGTCAATTCAACCGGACACATTATCACGATTGAAGATCCTATCGAGTTTGTACATGAACATCAAGGATGTGTCATTACACAACGTGAGGTCGGAATTGATACTGAGTCTTTTGAAATTGCACTGAGAAACACACTTCGTCAGGCTCCTGATGTGATTATGATTGGTGAGATTCGTACCCGTGAAACGATGGAACACGCCATTACTTTTGCGGAAACCGGACACTTTTGTTTGGCAACACTTCACGCCAACAATGCCAACCAGGCTTTGGATCGGATACTTCACTTTTTCCCTGAAGACCGCCGTGATCAGTTGCTGATGGATTTGTCGTTGAATATGAAAGCGATGGTTGCTCAGCAATTAATACCTACACCAGATGGTAAAGGTCGAAGAGCGGCGGTAGAAATCTTGATTAACACACCACTGGCACAAGAATACATCCGCAAAGGGGAAATTCACGAATTGAAAGGTTTGATGAAAAAATCAACTAACTTGGGCATGAAAACATTCGACCAGTCTTTGTTTGAGCTTTATCAAGCCGGAGAAATTACTTACGAAGATGCTCTCAGACATGCTGACTCAGCCAATGAGGTTCGTTTGGCAATTAAATTGTCTCAAGGTGGTGATGCAAACACTTTAGCTGCCGGACTGGATGGAATCGGACTGCAAGAAGATAAATAG
- a CDS encoding type IV pilus twitching motility protein PilT translates to MDIAELLAFSVKNKASDLHLSAGLPPMIRVDGDVRRINLPPLDHKELHAMIYDIMNDGQRKEYEEVWEIDFSFEIPGLARFRVNAYNQNRGCAAVFRTIPTEILTLEDLNCPPIFKELIQVPRGIILVTGPTGSGKSTTLAAMIDYINKHEHGHILTIEDPIEFVHTSNKCLVNQREVHRDTKSFDNSLRSALREDPDIILVGELRDLETIRLALTAAETGHLVFGTLHTSSAAKTIDRIIDVFPAGEKPMVRSMLSESLRAVIAQTLLKRVGGGRVAAHEIMVGVPSIRNLIREDKVAQMYSSIQTGQGYGMQTLDQCLMDLVNKGTITRADARSKAANKADFD, encoded by the coding sequence ATGGATATTGCTGAATTACTTGCTTTTTCTGTAAAAAATAAGGCATCGGATTTACATTTGTCTGCCGGATTACCACCGATGATTCGTGTCGATGGTGATGTTCGCCGTATTAATCTCCCTCCCTTAGATCACAAAGAGTTGCATGCCATGATTTATGACATCATGAATGATGGTCAGCGCAAGGAGTATGAAGAGGTTTGGGAAATTGACTTCTCATTTGAAATTCCTGGCTTAGCTCGTTTCCGTGTGAACGCATATAACCAAAATCGAGGTTGCGCAGCGGTATTCAGAACCATTCCAACTGAAATTCTGACCTTGGAAGATTTAAACTGTCCGCCAATTTTTAAGGAGCTGATTCAGGTTCCTCGAGGAATTATTTTGGTGACGGGTCCAACCGGTTCCGGTAAGTCAACAACCTTGGCGGCAATGATTGACTACATTAACAAACACGAACATGGTCACATTTTGACGATTGAAGATCCGATAGAATTCGTACACACGAGTAATAAATGTCTGGTCAATCAACGTGAGGTTCACAGAGATACCAAAAGTTTTGATAATTCGCTGCGTTCAGCCTTGAGGGAAGACCCTGATATTATTCTGGTTGGTGAGTTGCGTGACCTGGAAACTATCAGACTCGCATTAACCGCTGCGGAAACCGGTCACCTAGTGTTTGGAACATTACATACCAGTTCTGCTGCAAAGACCATTGACCGTATTATTGACGTGTTTCCGGCAGGTGAGAAACCAATGGTTCGTTCTATGTTATCGGAATCATTAAGAGCAGTAATTGCTCAGACACTTTTGAAACGCGTAGGTGGTGGTCGTGTTGCCGCTCATGAAATCATGGTCGGGGTTCCGTCGATCAGAAACTTGATTCGTGAAGATAAAGTGGCACAAATGTATTCATCCATTCAAACCGGTCAGGGTTACGGTATGCAGACATTGGATCAGTGTTTGATGGACTTAGTGAATAAAGGAACAATAACGCGGGCAGATGCTCGCTCCAAAGCAGCAAACAAAGCTGATTTTGATTAA